From one Formosa sediminum genomic stretch:
- a CDS encoding M61 family metallopeptidase translates to MKNQFMALAFASVVLVGCGSTKKVSKNDAAETTPIATSINLTKVVNDKAPVTINPGRFTQDTVIYRLPRVVQGTYSVSDFGKYIDDFKAFNYDGVEIPTEKIDVNSWAIANATNLDYITYYVNDTFDIEEKGGIGGEQPFSPSGTNIEPDNYVLNLHGFIGYFDSLKKNQYTLDVTAPEDFKRTSALQKTNEALSEDGSIVTTSYVAPRYFDITDNPMMYGNLDVEEFQVGDIKVVLSVYSPTKAHTAKKLRQTMEKMMQAQKTFLGDINTTSRYDIYLYLAGEGEDQPKGFGALEHNTSTVVVLQEASSEAALDDSMIDVVSHEFFHIVTPLSVHSEDVHYFDYNTPTFSKHLWMYEGITEYFATLFQVTEGLVDETEFYSTLMDKIGMSLRMDDTMSFTKMSENVIEEPYASNYYNVYQKGALIGMCLDIIMREESNGQRSVLSLMKELSMKYGKNKPFNDDTIIDEITAMTYPAVGEFLKTHVQGTTPIDYNVYFNKVGLIQADGKVETNFLLNNGNLILGGDPIKKTIFFSELVKDNSFWNDLGVQPNDVIKSINGEDMTITNANDILMKTISMQEGEPITVVLDRNGEEVIVKSNLTTSYTTGKLLKPNPEATAKQIELRKAWLKK, encoded by the coding sequence ATGAAAAATCAATTTATGGCTTTAGCCTTTGCAAGTGTGGTACTTGTAGGTTGCGGCTCGACTAAAAAAGTGTCTAAGAATGATGCAGCAGAAACCACACCAATTGCAACCTCTATTAACCTTACTAAAGTTGTAAACGACAAAGCTCCAGTTACTATAAATCCAGGACGTTTTACTCAAGATACAGTAATTTATAGATTACCACGTGTTGTACAAGGAACTTATTCTGTTAGTGACTTTGGGAAATATATTGACGATTTTAAAGCATTTAACTACGATGGTGTAGAAATTCCTACTGAAAAAATAGATGTAAATTCTTGGGCTATAGCAAATGCAACAAATCTAGATTATATTACCTATTATGTTAACGACACTTTTGATATTGAAGAAAAAGGTGGAATAGGAGGAGAACAACCATTTTCACCTTCAGGTACAAATATAGAGCCGGACAACTATGTTTTAAATTTACACGGTTTTATAGGGTATTTCGATTCTTTAAAGAAAAACCAATATACGTTAGATGTTACTGCTCCAGAAGATTTTAAACGTACGTCTGCATTACAAAAAACAAATGAAGCACTAAGTGAAGATGGAAGCATTGTAACAACCAGCTATGTGGCACCTAGATATTTTGATATTACAGATAACCCAATGATGTATGGTAATCTAGATGTAGAAGAGTTTCAGGTAGGAGATATTAAAGTAGTTTTAAGTGTATATTCTCCAACAAAAGCCCATACTGCTAAAAAATTACGCCAAACAATGGAGAAAATGATGCAAGCTCAAAAAACATTTTTAGGCGATATTAATACCACGTCGCGGTATGATATTTACTTGTATTTAGCAGGCGAAGGAGAAGATCAACCTAAAGGATTTGGTGCCCTAGAACACAATACTTCTACAGTTGTGGTTTTACAAGAAGCTTCTTCTGAAGCAGCTTTAGACGACAGTATGATAGATGTAGTCTCTCACGAGTTTTTTCACATTGTAACGCCTTTAAGTGTGCATTCTGAAGATGTACATTATTTTGATTATAACACACCTACATTCTCTAAACATTTATGGATGTATGAAGGAATAACAGAATATTTTGCTACACTATTTCAAGTTACAGAAGGCCTAGTAGACGAAACTGAATTTTACTCTACATTAATGGATAAAATAGGAATGTCGTTACGCATGGACGATACTATGAGTTTTACCAAAATGAGTGAAAACGTTATTGAAGAACCTTATGCTTCTAACTATTATAACGTATATCAAAAAGGTGCTTTAATAGGTATGTGTTTAGATATTATAATGAGAGAAGAAAGTAACGGACAACGTAGTGTATTATCTTTAATGAAAGAATTGTCTATGAAATATGGAAAAAACAAACCATTTAATGACGATACTATTATTGATGAAATTACAGCAATGACGTATCCAGCTGTAGGTGAGTTTTTAAAAACACACGTTCAAGGTACAACACCAATAGATTATAATGTATATTTTAATAAAGTTGGTTTAATACAAGCAGATGGTAAAGTTGAAACTAACTTTTTATTAAATAATGGTAATTTAATTCTTGGAGGCGATCCAATTAAAAAAACTATATTCTTTAGCGAATTAGTAAAAGATAATAGCTTCTGGAACGATTTAGGTGTACAACCAAATGATGTTATTAAAAGTATAAATGGTGAAGACATGACCATTACTAATGCTAACGATATACTTATGAAAACAATTTCTATGCAAGAAGGAGAACCAATTACTGTGGTTTTAGATAGAAATGGAGAAGAAGTAATTGTTAAAAGTAATTTAACTACATCTTATACTACCGGAAAATTATTAAAACCAAATCCAGAAGCAACTGCAAAACAAATAGAATTGCGTAAAGCATGGTTAAAAAAATAA
- the aroQ gene encoding type II 3-dehydroquinate dehydratase: MKKILILNGPNLNLLGKREPEIYGSLTFTDFFESIKKKYNTVELSYFQSNIEGELINKIHEVGFSYDGIVLNAAAYTHTSVALGDAIKGIETPVIEVHISNTFSRETFRHHSYISAVAKGVIVGFGLKSYELAIQSFL, from the coding sequence ATGAAAAAAATTTTAATATTAAACGGTCCCAATTTAAATTTATTAGGAAAACGTGAACCTGAAATATATGGTAGTTTAACGTTTACTGATTTCTTTGAAAGTATTAAAAAAAAATATAATACAGTAGAATTATCATATTTTCAATCAAATATAGAAGGAGAACTTATTAATAAAATTCATGAAGTTGGATTTAGTTACGATGGTATTGTGCTCAATGCTGCGGCTTATACACACACTTCTGTAGCACTTGGTGATGCTATTAAAGGTATTGAAACACCTGTTATTGAAGTCCATATTTCTAACACCTTTTCTAGAGAAACTTTCAGACATCATTCTTACATTTCTGCGGTTGCAAAGGGAGTTATAGTTGGTTTTGGTTTAAAAAGTTATGAGTTAGCCATTCAAAGTTTTTTATAA
- a CDS encoding nitroreductase family protein → MNLKDIIQNRRSVFPNQYIDKPISKTVILELLNAANWAPTHKRTEPWRFKVLQGDKKNELGVFLSNKFKATTDKFSEFKYNKIQRNFKNAGGIIAICMARDPEESIPEWEEVAATAMAVQNMWLTATNLGLGAYWSSPGLIGFMDEFFHLEDNEKCLGFLFLGHYEGSAPKREPNAIDDKVEWL, encoded by the coding sequence ATGAATTTAAAAGACATCATACAAAACAGACGTTCTGTTTTTCCAAATCAATATATTGATAAACCTATTTCTAAAACTGTTATTTTAGAATTGTTAAATGCGGCTAATTGGGCACCTACACACAAACGTACAGAGCCTTGGCGTTTTAAGGTATTACAAGGCGATAAAAAAAATGAGTTAGGTGTATTTTTGTCTAATAAATTTAAAGCGACAACCGATAAATTTTCAGAATTTAAATACAATAAAATTCAACGAAATTTTAAAAATGCAGGGGGTATAATTGCTATTTGTATGGCTAGAGATCCTGAAGAAAGTATTCCTGAATGGGAAGAAGTTGCCGCTACAGCTATGGCCGTTCAAAATATGTGGCTTACTGCAACCAATTTAGGTTTAGGAGCTTATTGGAGTTCTCCTGGATTAATAGGTTTTATGGATGAGTTTTTTCATCTTGAAGATAACGAAAAATGTCTTGGATTTTTATTTTTGGGACATTATGAAGGGAGTGCTCCAAAACGTGAGCCCAATGCCATAGATGATAAAGTAGAATGGTTGTAA
- the xerD gene encoding site-specific tyrosine recombinase XerD, translated as MKWETALKDYLLFLRIERGLSTNSVHSYGLDVKKLITYLEDKVINISPIKITPNIIQEFVYNAAKHLNARSQARLISGLRSFFDYLVFEDYRTDNPLELIETPKIGRKLPDTLSEKDIDDLIGAIDLSTNEGERNRAMLETLYSCGLRVSELTHLKLSDLYFDEGFIQVTGKGDKQRFVPIVASTIKYITIYIEQVRSHLNIQTGHEDTVFLNRRGRQLTRAMIFTIIKQLAIKINLNKNISPHTFRHSFATHLLQNNADLRSIQLLLGHESITTTEIYVHLDKKHLTEVVEKFHPRK; from the coding sequence ATGAAATGGGAAACTGCATTAAAAGATTACCTATTATTCTTAAGGATAGAACGCGGATTATCAACTAATTCTGTGCATAGTTATGGGCTAGATGTAAAGAAATTAATAACATATTTAGAAGATAAAGTTATTAACATTTCGCCTATTAAAATTACACCAAATATTATTCAAGAATTTGTTTACAACGCCGCAAAACACTTAAATGCACGATCTCAAGCTCGTTTAATTTCTGGACTTCGTAGTTTTTTTGATTATTTAGTTTTTGAAGATTACCGAACTGATAATCCATTAGAATTGATTGAAACTCCAAAAATTGGAAGGAAGTTACCGGACACATTAAGTGAAAAAGATATAGATGATTTAATTGGAGCAATAGACTTGTCGACTAATGAAGGTGAGCGTAATCGGGCCATGCTAGAAACATTATACAGTTGTGGTTTACGTGTAAGCGAATTAACACATTTAAAATTGTCTGATTTGTATTTTGATGAAGGATTTATACAGGTTACTGGTAAAGGAGATAAACAGCGTTTTGTACCTATAGTTGCATCCACAATTAAATACATTACAATATATATTGAACAGGTTCGATCGCATTTAAACATACAAACTGGACATGAAGATACTGTGTTTTTAAACCGAAGAGGCAGACAACTTACGCGTGCTATGATATTTACGATAATTAAACAGCTAGCAATAAAAATAAATCTGAATAAAAACATTTCGCCTCATACCTTTAGACATTCTTTTGCTACACATTTACTTCAAAACAATGCCGATTTAAGATCAATTCAACTGTTATTAGGACATGAGAGTATTACAACTACCGAAATTTATGTGCATTTAGATAAAAAGCATTTAACCGAAGTTGTTGAAAAATTTCATCCTAGAAAATAA